Proteins from one Panicum virgatum strain AP13 chromosome 7K, P.virgatum_v5, whole genome shotgun sequence genomic window:
- the LOC120641085 gene encoding two-component response regulator ORR1-like, giving the protein MEVVGGAGAAEGVTRVLVVDDSPVDRRVAQLLLSGGSCAGSFHVIAVDSAKKAMEFLGLKGGQGQAVDMVLTDYSMPEMTGYDLLKAIKALTPLKPIPVVVMSSENEPQRISRCLNAGAEDFIVKPLQSKDVQRLRSCSTARPNKGSAPREAVAKRTTPMPPPPPPPSDQHHAAAASASVRRGHFAGVAMVLHSSSVELSQYLPLLVKLVLLVCAVLCLGQILHRWSSGGGRSLSL; this is encoded by the exons ATGGAGGTTGTTGGTggagcgggggcggcggagggggtgacgaGGGTGCTGGTGGTGGACGACTCCCCCGTCGACCGCCGGGTGGCGCAGCTCCTGCTCAGCGGCGGCTCCTGCGCAGGCTCCTTCCACG TGATCGCCGTCGACAGCGCGAAGAAGGCCATGGAGTTCCTCGGCCTCAAGGGCGGCCAG GGGCAGGCCGTCGACATGGTGCTCACCGACTACTCCATGCCCGAGATGACCGGCTACGACCTGCTCAAGGCCATCAAG GCGCTGACCCCCCTGAAGCCGATACCGGTGGTCGTCATGTCGTCAGAGAACGAGCCCCAGCGGATCAGCAG ATGCTTGAACGCCGGCGCCGAGGACTTCATCGTGAAGCCCCTGCAGAGCAAGGACGTGCAGCGCCTCCGGAGCTGCTCCACCGCCAGGCCCAACAAGGGCTCCGCGCCGCGCGAGGCCGTGGCCAAGAGGACGACgccaatgccgccgccgccgccgccgccctccgaccaacaccacgccgccgccgcgtcggcgtcGGTGCGGCGGGGACATTTCGCCGGAGTCGCGATG GTCCTGCACTCGTCGAGCGTGGAGCTCTCGCAGTACTTGCCGCTGCTCGTCAAGCTCGTCCTGCTGGTGTGCGCCGTGCTGTGCCTGGGCCAGATCCTGCACAGATGGtcgtccggcggcggccgctcgcTCTCCCTGTGA